In Treponema rectale, a single genomic region encodes these proteins:
- a CDS encoding fibronectin type III domain-containing protein: protein MILIQKNMAGGKKMQQKKFVLLTLMIFIFTSCADWFQGKVAMDTDAEQSSLSDFLTPEVKIDQLEAPEQVLASQGLYSGTIKLTWNAVDNATSYTVERAYVEDKTSIVNYDELDFSVVSEYCAKTNYTDVILKNPGSTNKEYDYRYYYKITAKNIGEGYEESDYSAVSETQGCGWLLGSPKNTEASKGTSTEYIRVTWDKISNAVSYNIYRGEKSNGTSMELIDSVYGNQNYYENTVLTSEQGTEFYYKISAVTKEGTVSALSSIAMGYSLLPGAPETPVNVKVNNGLAEISRGASGLNVMWDEVETTTGTISYSVYRTSSQDSEYTLLASNLTTPLYTDKSGLKISVYYYYYVQAVCTSDDGTKMKSPFSESGKASENPAVGFLLSPPTEIQVLDGSDEDHVLIQWKDSIGAEYDSINFTYAVYYSDNIDGPYVLLTEPSVTEKNSEDYYEFEVEKKAYYKLTTKNPDGTDTESVMSVTYAPMPSAPSSVTASKTQKLSIVDWDTSYNSNNVYPVQIEWTLPEKDVPAAYYIYRSTSPDSGFKKITETPVTELVYVDYNAKAKASVIYYYKVVSLNNLYQGNKGLVDYGYGAITPDQWMREYNKTSLRSQEHLTLMHKPNDMDKLGKETVSGDVSGTLYYNAAIAGLGAEIVMKYTDYADYTYTYFTNGEWIEKSHFVFNGNSDTSSNMSANGNMKGTVTCTGMYPGSNYYNNLEIKSGAAGGGYYTISAQDLEGNEIYSNEQVNWKVGEEGR from the coding sequence TATGGCTGGTGGTAAAAAAATGCAGCAGAAAAAATTTGTTTTACTTACTTTGATGATTTTTATTTTTACATCCTGCGCAGACTGGTTTCAGGGAAAAGTTGCAATGGATACAGATGCTGAGCAGAGTTCTCTTTCTGATTTTTTAACTCCGGAAGTTAAGATAGATCAGCTGGAGGCACCGGAGCAGGTTCTTGCTTCTCAGGGACTTTATTCAGGCACAATAAAATTAACGTGGAATGCTGTAGATAATGCAACTTCTTATACGGTAGAACGGGCATATGTAGAAGACAAGACTTCTATTGTAAATTATGATGAGCTGGATTTTTCTGTGGTTTCAGAATATTGTGCTAAAACAAATTATACGGATGTAATTTTAAAAAATCCAGGCAGTACGAATAAAGAATATGATTACCGGTATTATTATAAAATTACGGCGAAAAATATCGGTGAAGGTTATGAAGAAAGTGATTATTCAGCTGTTTCAGAAACACAGGGATGCGGCTGGCTGCTGGGAAGTCCAAAAAATACTGAAGCTTCAAAAGGTACATCTACAGAGTACATAAGAGTAACCTGGGATAAAATAAGCAATGCGGTTTCTTATAATATTTACCGTGGAGAAAAATCAAACGGTACTTCCATGGAACTGATAGACAGTGTTTATGGAAATCAGAATTATTATGAGAATACTGTTTTGACTTCTGAACAGGGAACAGAATTTTATTACAAGATTTCAGCAGTTACTAAAGAGGGAACAGTTTCTGCATTAAGTTCAATTGCAATGGGATATTCACTTTTGCCTGGTGCTCCTGAAACTCCGGTAAATGTAAAAGTAAACAACGGGCTTGCAGAAATCAGCAGAGGTGCTTCCGGTCTTAATGTAATGTGGGATGAAGTTGAAACCACTACCGGAACAATTTCTTATTCAGTGTACAGAACATCTTCTCAGGACAGTGAGTATACACTGCTTGCTTCAAATCTTACGACGCCGCTTTATACAGATAAATCGGGATTAAAGATAAGCGTTTATTACTATTATTATGTTCAGGCTGTCTGTACATCTGACGACGGTACAAAGATGAAGAGTCCGTTCTCAGAAAGCGGAAAGGCTTCTGAAAATCCTGCAGTAGGATTCCTTTTAAGTCCTCCGACAGAAATTCAGGTTCTTGATGGAAGTGATGAAGATCATGTTCTGATACAGTGGAAAGATTCAATCGGTGCGGAATATGATTCCATTAATTTTACGTATGCTGTTTATTATTCAGATAATATAGACGGACCGTATGTACTTTTGACAGAGCCGTCCGTTACAGAAAAAAATTCAGAAGACTATTATGAATTTGAAGTTGAAAAGAAAGCTTACTATAAACTTACGACAAAAAATCCGGATGGAACAGATACGGAAAGTGTAATGAGTGTTACTTATGCTCCAATGCCGTCAGCTCCTTCGTCTGTGACTGCTTCTAAAACACAGAAACTTTCTATAGTTGACTGGGATACTTCATATAATTCAAATAATGTTTATCCGGTTCAGATTGAATGGACGCTTCCTGAAAAAGATGTTCCTGCTGCATATTATATTTATCGTTCAACATCTCCTGATTCAGGATTTAAGAAAATTACTGAAACTCCTGTTACAGAACTTGTTTACGTTGACTACAATGCGAAGGCAAAGGCAAGCGTAATTTATTATTATAAAGTTGTTTCTTTGAATAATCTCTATCAGGGTAATAAGGGACTTGTTGATTATGGTTATGGTGCAATTACTCCTGACCAGTGGATGCGTGAATATAATAAAACAAGTCTTCGTTCACAGGAACATCTTACGCTTATGCATAAACCGAATGACATGGACAAGCTTGGTAAGGAAACTGTTAGCGGGGATGTTTCCGGAACGCTTTATTATAATGCAGCAATCGCCGGACTTGGTGCAGAAATCGTAATGAAATATACGGATTATGCAGACTATACTTATACTTACTTTACAAATGGTGAATGGATAGAAAAATCTCACTTCGTATTTAACGGAAACTCTGATACATCATCAAACATGAGTGCTAACGGAAATATGAAGGGAACTGTAACCTGTACAGGAATGTACCCTGGTTCAAATTATTACAATAATCTTGAAATAAAAAGTGGTGCAGCAGGCGGCGGTTATTACACCATAAGTGCACAGGATCTTGAAGGTAATGAAATTTATTCAAACGAGCAGGTTAACTGGAAAGTTGGAGAGGAAGGAAGATAA